In bacterium, the genomic window GAGAGAGCAGGAGGAATCGATGGAACAGCGGATCGAAGCGATCCTCTCCGGGTCGAAGACGATCGCCGTGGTGGGGATCTCCGACAAGGAGGATCGGCCGAGCCACCAGGTCGCGAAGTACCTCCAGGGCCACGGATACCGCGTGATCCCGGTGAATCCACTCTTGACCGAGGTCCTCGGGGAGAAGGCGTACAAGTCGCTTGCGGAAATCCCCGGGCGGGTCGATGTCGTGGACGTCTTCCGCAAATCGGCGGACGTGCCGATGGTCGCGGAGGAAGCGGTTCGGATCGGGGCCCGCTTCTTCTGGATGCAGGAAGGGGTCGCAAGCGATCGCGCCTGCGAGATCCTGGACGCCGCCGGGATCCCGTGGGTGATGGATCGTTGCATGAAGAAGGAACTGGAAAAGCGGGGAAAATAACCCAGGACGCATGGAGGGAAGGAATGGCAGGAAACATCCTCGAACTGAACAGCACGAACTTCCAATCGACGGTGGAGGGCGGGACTCCCGTCCTCGTCGACTTTTGGGCGCCGTGGTGCGGACCGTGCCGGGTGATCGCCCCGATCCTCGAGGAGGTCGCGAAGGAATTCGACGGGAAGACGCGCGTGGGAAAGGTGAACGTCGACGACAGCCCGGAGATCGCCTCGCGGTTCGGCGTGCGGGGGATCCCGACGCTGATCCTCTTCAAGGACGGCCAGATCAAGGGGCAGATGGTCGGCGTCAACCCGAAGTCCAGCATCGTCTCCCTGGTGCAGAAAAACCTTTGAAAAAGGGCGCAACCTTCGCGGTCCTGCTCGCGGGGTTGCTTCTGTCGGCGGGATGCGGACCGAAGGCGATCACCGTGGGATCCCGCCCCTTCCCTGCCGCGCATCCCGTTTTCTCCGACGCGTCGGGAAAGGCCCTGGAGGCGCTGCCGGCATTCGCCGAGCCTGTCGGGTTGGTGTTTCTCGAGTACCCGTGGTGTCCCGCCTGCACGGACGTCTGGAGGGCGATGCGCCTCGCCGCGGCGCCGTTTCCTCCCGGGACCGTGCGCGTCTACCGGGTGCTGTTCGACAAGGAGACGATCCTGTCCCCCGTCGGCCGGCGGGAGGTTCCGCCCTTGCGCCCCGCGCCCCTTCCCGGGGACGACGGTCCGGGGAACGCCGGTGCGTTGAGGATCACCACCCTCACCGCGCTCCCGGCCGAGTTCCGCAAGGAGTTCCGCGTGAACCAGGGGCCCGTGTTGCTCCTTCTCGGCGCCGGGGGAAAGGTGGAAAAGCGGTGGATCGGTTTCTCGGTGGGGATGTCCCGGGAACTTTCCTCCGAGATCAGGAAGCGATCTCGCTCGATTTCCCCCCCGCCCCCTGGAACGTGAACCGGGATCGGGACAGGTTCGCCACCGCGCCCAGCGCCATCATGCCGGTCAACATCGACGACCCTCCGTAGCTCACGAACGGAAGCGGGATCCCCACGACGGGGAAGAGGCCGCACACCATCGCCAGGTTGATGACGATGTGGGTCAGGAAGAATACCTCGATCCCCCCGCAGGCGAACGACGCGAAGCGGTCCTGCGACCGGACGGTGAGGAAGAAGAGGCGATAGACCAGCAGCAGGAACAGGACGAGCAGCAGGAGGGACCCGAGGAATCCCCACTCCTCGGAGAAGACGGCGAAGGCGAAATCGGTGTGCTGCTCCGGCAGGAACCGGAGCGATCCCTGGGTCCCCTGCAGGTACCCCTTCCCGATGATCCCGCCGGACCCCACCGCGATCTTCGACTGGATCACGTGGTACCCGGCCCCCAGCGGGTCGAGCTCGGGGTTCATGAAGGTGAGCACCCGTTGCCGCTGGTACTCCTTCATGAAGAACCAGAGGACGGGAATCGCGGACGCGCCGGCCGCCGCGAAAAACGCGAGCACCTTCCACCGCACGCACGCCACCACCGCCATCCCCGCGAGGATGAAAATGAACACCCCCGCGCTTCCGAGGTCGGGTTGGAGCGCCACCAGGAGGAAGGGCACGAGGGCCAGCCCGATCGCCGGAAGGAGCTCCTTCAGCCCGATCCCTCCGTACCGGTACTTCGTCGAGAAGTACCGGGCCAGTGCGAGCGTGACGGCGATCTTCGCGAACTCCGACGGCTGGAAGTTGAACGCTCCGATGGCGATCCACCGTTGGGCCCCCCCGCGGACCCTCCCCGCCAGCAGCACCACCACGAGAAGAAGGAGCACGGCGATGAAGAAGCCGTTCGTGACCTCTTCGATGAAGCCGTCGCTCAGGAAGTAGACGGCGAAGAAGGCGCCGACCCCGAGAAGGATCCAGATGAGCTGCCGGGTCACCAGCGCGGTCCCCGGAACGCCGTGGACCCGCGTCCCGGAATATACGTTCAGCAGCCCGATCGCGCTGAGGGCCAGGGCGATGAGCAGCAGCGGCCAGTCCATCCGCGCCCATTTCGACGGAAGGTTCACGCGCCCCCCTTTCCGGGCGGGCCGGCGACCCGGGTCCGGAAGAATTCCTGCAACACCGCCTTGACGATCGGCGCGGCGGCGGATCCGCCGTGCCCCCCGTGCTCCACCATCGCCGCCACGACGATCTGCGGGTCGTCCACCGGGGCGAACGCGACGAACCACGCGTGGTCGCGGATCTCGTACGGAAGGTCCTCCGACTTGATCATCTTCCCCTTCACCGAGGCGACCTGCGCGGTGCCCGTCTTCCCGCCGACCACGATCCCCGGGAGCTTCGCCCCCCCGCCCGTGCCGTAGTCGTTCACCACGCCGGCCAGCGCCTTCCGGATGAATTCCACGTTCTCCGGGTTCCATGGAAGCTTCCGCAGCATCTCGGGGGGGAAGGTACGCACCTTCCCGTCCTTGCCGACCACCTTCGACACGACGCGGGGCCGCATCACTTCGCCGCCCGTGGCCAGCGCCGCGTAGCCGACGGCCATCTCGAGGGGAGTGAGGTGCAGCGCGCCCTGGCCGATCCCGAGGATCACGCTCTCGTAGTCGTACCATTTCTCCTTGGACACGGTGCGCTTCCACTCCGGGTCCGGGACCAGCCCTTTCCGCTCCCCGGGGAGATCGATCCCCGTGATCGTGCCCAGCCCTGCGCCCTTCTCCAGCTTCGCCACCCGGTCGGGTCCCAGTTTCAGCCCGAGCGTGTAGAAGTAGACGTCGCACGACTGCACGAGCGCCCGGTACATGTCGACGGCGCCGTGCCCCTTCGGCCTCCAGCAGCGGAAAACCCGGTTCCCGAGACGGTACGTCCCGGGGCATTGGACCGTCTTCCCGGTTTCCTGCATCTTCTCCTCGAGGGCCGTCATCGCGAGGAACGGCTTGATGGTGGATCCCGGGGCGTACGTCCCCTGCAGGCCCTTGTTCTGCATCGGCTTGCGAGGGTCGGTGTTCAGCGCCTGCCAGTCGGCCTTGCGGATCCCGCGCGCGAACACGTTCGGATCGAACGCGGGGCCGGAGTAAAACGCGAGGACCTCCCCCGTCCGCGGAGCGAGGGCGATCACGGCCCCCGCCCGGTTTCCCAGCGCATCCTGGGCCGTCACCTGCAGGTCGGCGTCCAGCGAGGTGTGCACGGCGCCGCCGGCATGGTAAGGGACCTCCTCGACGAGCCGCTGGTCTCTCCCGGCCGCGTCCACCTCCACTTTCCGGCCGCCGTTCACCCCCCGCAGGACGTTGTCCATCAACCGCTCGATCCCGTACTTGCCGATCAGGTCCCCCATGGCCAGCGAGCCGTCTTCCGACCGTTCCATCTCCTCGGGACTCGCCTCGCCCACGTACCCGAGGGCGTGCGCGAAGGCCGTGCCGTACGGGTAGCTCCGTTTCGCCTCGACCATGACGGAGAAGCCGGGGAGGTTCTCCCGGTTGAACTCGATGACGGAGATCTGCTCGAACCGAAGGTCCCGCGCCACGGTGAGGCTGCTGTACGGGTTGGACCGCTGCGCGGAGCGGATCTTGTCCAGGACCTCGTCGTTGTCGACGTCGAACTCGACGATCTCGGCGAGGAGGCCGATCTCGGCCTCGAGGTCCTTGACGTCCACCGGGGTGCAGGCGAGATCGTAGGAGCCCTGCGTCTCCGCGATCGGCCTCCCTTTCCGATCGAGGATCAATCCCCGGGGCGCGCGGACCGTCCGGAGGCGGAGCCGGTTGTTCTCCGCGAGATTCCGGTACCGGTCGGACTCCACCACCTGGAGCCAGTAGAGCCGGCCGAGGAGAAACGCGAACGCCGCCAAGGCAACGTAGAGGAGGATACGCGATCGGCGGGTGATGTCGGGGTCCTGCTCCCGCTTGCGGATCCGGCCGGTCATTCCTTCACCCGGCGCCAGCGCACCGACAGGTCGAGGAACAGGGGGACGGCGATCAGGGAGGTCCAGGCGATCCGGACGGCTTCCTTCGCACCCCACAGGAAGGAGAAGGGGCGGCCCCCGGCCAGGGAAAGGAGAAGGACGACGGAAAACGACTCGACCGCCAGCAGGGACACGACGGCGGAGAGGAGCGACGGTTCATTGCGCAGGAGGAAGCGGCGTCCGATCTCCCGCGAGGCGAAGTAGAGGGCCATCGACCCGAGGAACATCGACCAGGAGGGCGCGGACATCGTGATCTCGCGGAAAAGCGCCGGCGGAAGCGCGCACAGGAATCCCGCGATCCCCGGGACGAAGAGCCCCGAGAAGGCGATCGCGAGGAACGGGAAGTCGGGGAGCAGGAACCACGGTACGAATCCGGAGAGCCACCAGACGCAGAGGGAAGCTCCCAGGTACGACAGGGCGAAGAGCACGAGGAAATGTTTCAATCTTTCCCCGCCCGGAACGGCACGGTGGGACGCGAGAGGATCACCATCACATCCTCGACGTCCTGGAAGTTCACCGCGCACTGGACCTTCACCTTCTGGAAGAGGCTCTCCTTGGGGCGGTCGACGCTGACCACGGTGCCGAGGAGGACTCCCTTGGGCATGCTCCCGTCGAACCCGGAGAAGACGATCCGGTCGCCCACCGCGACGTCGTGCGCCGGGGAGACGTACTTCAGCCGGCAGAAATTCCCGCCGACCCCTTCCGCGATGGCGCGGACCCGGCTCCGCTCGACCATCACGTCGGCCGCGAACCTGCCGTCCGTGACGAGCAGCACCTCGGAAAGCCCCGGGTGGACCTTGTGGATCCGCCCGACCGCGCCGTAGGGGGTGACCACGGACATCCCGGTCTCGATCCCCGCCTCCGACCCCGTGCCGAGGAAGATCGCCCGGAACCAGGGGGAGACGTCGTGCCCGACCACGCGCGCACCGAGGGTCCGCCGCTCGACGGTCTCCGAGTAGCGCAGGAGCTCCTTCAACCGCCGGTTCTCGAGGACGGCGTCGCGGGTCTCGTGGAGACGCTCCCGGAGGTCCATCACCTCCTTGCGGAGCCGCTCGTTCTCCCGGGACACGCCCACCAGGGCGATGTACCGGTTCCAGGCGTCGGAAAGGCCGCCGCGCAGGAAATCCACGGCGGAGTAGAAGGGACGGAAGAGGACGACTCCGGCGGCGCGCACCGGCTCGGCGCGCTCAAGGGCGATCGAAGGACGGACGAAGACCTGTATCGCCGCCACCAGGAGCACGACGGCAACGAGGAGACGCCACCAATTCCGGAAGAAGGATCCCATAGATACCGCTTGGAGACCAGGGAGGCGGACCGTCCGGGTCCGCCTCCGATCGATTAATGCAGGGCCACCTGCCGCAGCAGGTCGAGCTCGTCCAGGGCCTTGCCGGACCCGAGCACCACGCAGGAGAGCGGGTCCTCCGCCACCGTGACGGGAAGCCCCGTCTCTTCCCGCAGCAGGGCATCGAGGTTTCGCAGCAACGCTCCCCCGCCGGCAAGCACGATTCCCCGGTCGTAGATGTCTCCCGCCAGCTCCGGCGGGGTTTCCTCGAAAACGCTCTTGACGGCGTCGACGATGATCCGGACCGGCTCGGACAGCGCCTCCCGCACCTCGTCCGAGTGGAGGGTCAGCGCCTTGGGCACCCCGGAGACCATGTCGAGTCCCTTGATCTCCACGGATTCCGAGAAACCCGGGAACGCGTTGCCGATCGCAACCTTGATATGTTCCGCCGTCGGCTCGCCGATCAGCAGGTTGTACTTCCGTTTCACGTACTGGAGGATCGCTTCGTCCATCTTGTCGCCGGCCACCCGCACCGACTGGCTCTTGACGATCCCCCCCAGGGAGATGACCGCCACCTCGGTCGTCCCTCCGCCGATGTCGACGATCATGCTGCCGGACGGTTCGGTGATGGGGAGCCCCGCCCCGATCGCCGCCGCCAGCGGCTCCTCGATGAGATACACCTCCCGGGCGCCCGCGCTCTGCGCGGACTCGCGGACGGCGCGCCGTTCCACCTCGGTGCAGCCGTAGGGGACGCAGATGATGATGCGGGGACGCACGAGGGTGCGGGCCTTGTGGGCCTTCCGTATGAAGTACCGCAGCATCGCCTCGGTGACCTCGAAATCGGCGATGACGCCGTCCTTGATGGGGCGGATCGCGACGATGTTCCCCGGCGTGCGGCCGATCATCCGCTTCGCCTCGATGCCGACGGCGAGCACCTTCTTGGTTCCACGGGTATCCCGATGGACCGCCACGGCGGAGGGCTCGGAGCAGATGATCCCCTCCCCCTTCAAGTACACCAGCGTCGTCGCGGTGCCCAGATCGATCGCCAGATCATGTGAAAACAGCCCGAGCAGCCGGTCGAAAATCATCCCGCATCCTCCAGACGCACGTTCGATGTCCACGGAAACATATCACGTCATATTAACAGCCCCCTGACCCTCAATGCAATCCAATGGCGAACCCAATGGCGAACCGGTGCAGCGTCTCGCGAATAGCCCGGCATTCGACCGCCGCTGCACCAGCCGGAATCCCGTTGATATCGTACAGGGCGCGGCATTAGAATGTCGTGTTCGACGACACTTTCATTCCCATCGACAGGAGAACCTCCCCGCCATGCTCTCCAACCTCCGCCGCAACAAGGGCTCCTGGGCCATCAAGATCATCCTCTCCTTCATCGCGTTGACCTTCATCTGGTGGGGGGTCGGCACCTACTCCGAACGGGATCGGAACGTGGCCGCCACCGTGGGTGGAGAGACGATCACGACGAGCGACCTGGACGAGGCCGTCGCCGGACTCGAGAAGACGTACCGGGAGGTGTACGGACCCGCCTTCACGCCGGAGATGGCCAAGGCGCTCAACCTGAAGAAGCAGGCGATGGACTCGCTGGTCCAGCGGAAGATCCTGCTCGCGGAGGCCGGGAAGATGGGGCTGTCCGCGACGGACGAAGAGGTGCAGCGGGAGATCGCCGCCGTCCCCGCGTTCCAGCAGAACGGGCAATTCAGCGAGGAACGGTACCGGTCGGTCCTCTCCTACAACCGCGTCGGAACCGCCGAGTTCGAGGCCTCCAAGCGGGTCGAGATCACCTTGAAGAAGATCGAGGGGCTCCTCGGCGCCGGGGCGCTCGTTCCGGATACGGAAGCCAGGGAACTGTTC contains:
- the rodA gene encoding rod shape-determining protein RodA; the protein is MNLPSKWARMDWPLLLIALALSAIGLLNVYSGTRVHGVPGTALVTRQLIWILLGVGAFFAVYFLSDGFIEEVTNGFFIAVLLLLVVVLLAGRVRGGAQRWIAIGAFNFQPSEFAKIAVTLALARYFSTKYRYGGIGLKELLPAIGLALVPFLLVALQPDLGSAGVFIFILAGMAVVACVRWKVLAFFAAAGASAIPVLWFFMKEYQRQRVLTFMNPELDPLGAGYHVIQSKIAVGSGGIIGKGYLQGTQGSLRFLPEQHTDFAFAVFSEEWGFLGSLLLLVLFLLLVYRLFFLTVRSQDRFASFACGGIEVFFLTHIVINLAMVCGLFPVVGIPLPFVSYGGSSMLTGMMALGAVANLSRSRFTFQGAGGKSSEIAS
- the trxA gene encoding thioredoxin, with product MAGNILELNSTNFQSTVEGGTPVLVDFWAPWCGPCRVIAPILEEVAKEFDGKTRVGKVNVDDSPEIASRFGVRGIPTLILFKDGQIKGQMVGVNPKSSIVSLVQKNL
- the mrdA gene encoding penicillin-binding protein 2 encodes the protein MTGRIRKREQDPDITRRSRILLYVALAAFAFLLGRLYWLQVVESDRYRNLAENNRLRLRTVRAPRGLILDRKGRPIAETQGSYDLACTPVDVKDLEAEIGLLAEIVEFDVDNDEVLDKIRSAQRSNPYSSLTVARDLRFEQISVIEFNRENLPGFSVMVEAKRSYPYGTAFAHALGYVGEASPEEMERSEDGSLAMGDLIGKYGIERLMDNVLRGVNGGRKVEVDAAGRDQRLVEEVPYHAGGAVHTSLDADLQVTAQDALGNRAGAVIALAPRTGEVLAFYSGPAFDPNVFARGIRKADWQALNTDPRKPMQNKGLQGTYAPGSTIKPFLAMTALEEKMQETGKTVQCPGTYRLGNRVFRCWRPKGHGAVDMYRALVQSCDVYFYTLGLKLGPDRVAKLEKGAGLGTITGIDLPGERKGLVPDPEWKRTVSKEKWYDYESVILGIGQGALHLTPLEMAVGYAALATGGEVMRPRVVSKVVGKDGKVRTFPPEMLRKLPWNPENVEFIRKALAGVVNDYGTGGGAKLPGIVVGGKTGTAQVASVKGKMIKSEDLPYEIRDHAWFVAFAPVDDPQIVVAAMVEHGGHGGSAAAPIVKAVLQEFFRTRVAGPPGKGGA
- the mreC gene encoding rod shape-determining protein MreC; this translates as MGSFFRNWWRLLVAVVLLVAAIQVFVRPSIALERAEPVRAAGVVLFRPFYSAVDFLRGGLSDAWNRYIALVGVSRENERLRKEVMDLRERLHETRDAVLENRRLKELLRYSETVERRTLGARVVGHDVSPWFRAIFLGTGSEAGIETGMSVVTPYGAVGRIHKVHPGLSEVLLVTDGRFAADVMVERSRVRAIAEGVGGNFCRLKYVSPAHDVAVGDRIVFSGFDGSMPKGVLLGTVVSVDRPKESLFQKVKVQCAVNFQDVEDVMVILSRPTVPFRAGKD
- a CDS encoding rod shape-determining protein — protein: MIFDRLLGLFSHDLAIDLGTATTLVYLKGEGIICSEPSAVAVHRDTRGTKKVLAVGIEAKRMIGRTPGNIVAIRPIKDGVIADFEVTEAMLRYFIRKAHKARTLVRPRIIICVPYGCTEVERRAVRESAQSAGAREVYLIEEPLAAAIGAGLPITEPSGSMIVDIGGGTTEVAVISLGGIVKSQSVRVAGDKMDEAILQYVKRKYNLLIGEPTAEHIKVAIGNAFPGFSESVEIKGLDMVSGVPKALTLHSDEVREALSEPVRIIVDAVKSVFEETPPELAGDIYDRGIVLAGGGALLRNLDALLREETGLPVTVAEDPLSCVVLGSGKALDELDLLRQVALH
- a CDS encoding CoA-binding protein, with the translated sequence MEQRIEAILSGSKTIAVVGISDKEDRPSHQVAKYLQGHGYRVIPVNPLLTEVLGEKAYKSLAEIPGRVDVVDVFRKSADVPMVAEEAVRIGARFFWMQEGVASDRACEILDAAGIPWVMDRCMKKELEKRGK